A window of the Deltaproteobacteria bacterium genome harbors these coding sequences:
- a CDS encoding UbiA family prenyltransferase, with product MATPGLAALLWYGAIPPLSIILLGFITAFAGYTAVYALNDLVDYRVDKKRFDAGLIPEATDDLDSIFIRHPMAHGLLSFKQALFWAIAWALLAMAGAFILNPFCVVIFLGAALLETVYCLLWQSSTLKILVSGVVKTSGGLAAVFAVDPNPSILFVILLFLWLFFWEIGGQNLPNDWADLEEDRQLQATTIPVCFGPDWANSIIFSALILAVVLNGILLNFSRAGADFFSVIASFGAGFYLLLLPAYRLLKTKRRQEALALFNRASYYPFTLLLVVLITILI from the coding sequence ATGGCCACTCCCGGTTTGGCCGCCTTGCTCTGGTATGGGGCCATCCCCCCTTTAAGCATCATCCTCCTGGGCTTTATCACGGCCTTTGCCGGATATACCGCCGTTTATGCCTTAAATGACCTGGTGGATTATCGGGTTGATAAAAAGAGATTCGACGCCGGATTGATTCCCGAAGCAACCGATGATCTCGACTCCATTTTTATTCGTCATCCTATGGCCCACGGTCTTTTGTCCTTCAAACAGGCCCTCTTCTGGGCCATAGCCTGGGCGCTTCTGGCCATGGCCGGGGCTTTTATCCTGAACCCTTTCTGCGTGGTTATTTTTCTGGGGGCCGCTCTTCTGGAGACGGTTTACTGCCTCCTGTGGCAGAGCAGTACCCTGAAAATTTTGGTCAGCGGGGTGGTAAAGACTTCCGGCGGACTGGCCGCCGTCTTTGCCGTGGACCCAAACCCTTCCATCCTCTTTGTCATCCTCCTGTTTCTCTGGCTTTTTTTCTGGGAGATCGGCGGACAAAACCTGCCCAATGATTGGGCCGACCTCGAAGAAGACCGGCAGTTGCAGGCGACCACCATACCGGTTTGCTTTGGGCCGGATTGGGCCAATTCGATTATCTTTTCCGCCCTTATCCTGGCAGTTGTTTTGAACGGGATTCTTCTGAATTTTTCCAGGGCTGGAGCGGATTTTTTTTCGGTCATCGCTTCTTTCGGTGCCGGGTTTTATCTTCTGCTCCTTCCGGCTTACCGGCTTTTGAAGACGAAGCGACGTCAGGAAGCCCTGGCCTTGTTCAACCGGGCCAGTTATTATCCGTTCACCTTGTTACTGGTGGTTCTGATCACCATTCTGATTTGA
- a CDS encoding site-specific integrase, which yields MAKGKREKARIKGIFKRGNVYWICYKNLAGRIIRESSKSEKYAEAVDKLSDRRQEIKKGEEPEVKKIPNHTFNELAEEYLAWAERQRSYERKKGFIGQLKEEFGHLPLRRFNTLLIEQFQTGRLNNGKRFNRGNKPATVNRLLATLKHMFTKAVDWNMVEEGILKRIRKVKLLPENNRRLRYLSKEEIQNLLGECDGHLKPIVVMALNTGCRKSEILNLRWDQVDLKQGFILLDDTKNGERREIPINGTLREILESHFVGTKERPRRLDIPWVFYDAKTGKPYKDVKRSFTTACRKAGIKDFVPHDLRHVFASQLVMAGVDLTTVKELLGHKTLTMTLRYAHLAPSHKVKAVDLLDQTINHKIDEIQEEKNSTSHLLHNLA from the coding sequence ATGGCCAAAGGAAAAAGGGAGAAGGCCAGGATTAAAGGTATCTTCAAGCGGGGAAACGTTTACTGGATCTGTTATAAAAATCTTGCAGGAAGGATTATCAGGGAATCAAGCAAGTCTGAAAAATATGCCGAAGCCGTAGATAAGCTTTCCGATAGAAGGCAGGAAATTAAAAAAGGAGAGGAACCGGAAGTAAAAAAGATCCCGAACCATACCTTTAATGAACTGGCTGAAGAATACCTTGCTTGGGCCGAAAGACAGAGGTCCTATGAACGGAAGAAAGGTTTTATAGGCCAACTGAAGGAAGAGTTTGGCCATCTTCCTCTTAGGCGGTTCAATACCCTGCTCATTGAACAATTCCAGACCGGACGGCTGAATAATGGAAAACGGTTTAACAGGGGAAACAAGCCGGCCACGGTAAACCGTCTATTGGCTACACTGAAACATATGTTCACCAAGGCGGTTGACTGGAACATGGTGGAGGAGGGGATCTTGAAACGAATTCGGAAGGTCAAATTACTTCCGGAAAACAACCGGCGGTTAAGGTATCTTTCCAAAGAGGAGATTCAAAATCTCCTGGGGGAATGCGATGGGCATTTAAAGCCTATCGTTGTTATGGCTCTCAATACCGGCTGTCGGAAATCGGAGATCCTTAATTTGAGGTGGGATCAGGTGGACCTTAAGCAGGGGTTCATTTTATTGGATGATACCAAGAACGGGGAACGGAGAGAGATCCCTATTAATGGAACGCTTAGGGAAATCTTGGAATCCCATTTTGTCGGAACCAAAGAGAGACCGAGGCGGTTAGACATTCCCTGGGTATTCTATGACGCTAAAACAGGGAAACCCTATAAGGATGTCAAACGGTCTTTTACAACGGCTTGCAGGAAGGCCGGGATCAAAGACTTTGTCCCCCATGACCTTCGACACGTTTTTGCTTCTCAATTGGTAATGGCCGGGGTAGACCTGACCACGGTCAAGGAGCTTCTGGGCCATAAAACCCTGACCATGACTTTGCGGTATGCCCATTTAGCACCGAGTCATAAGGTCAAGGCGGTTGATCTATTGGACCAGACCATTAACCATAAAATTGATGAAATTCAGGAAGAAAAAAATTCCACTTCACATTTACTTCACAATTTAGCTTAA
- a CDS encoding helix-turn-helix transcriptional regulator: protein MGWSKEDIRGFRGEFELTQQELGDLLGVTQNYIFMMEAGLRKPGKPLMLLLDCVKEKLIQKRKEVKKHGQRKKGEGQD from the coding sequence ATGGGATGGAGCAAAGAAGATATTCGGGGATTCCGGGGGGAATTTGAACTTACCCAACAAGAGCTTGGGGACCTCCTGGGGGTTACCCAAAATTATATCTTCATGATGGAGGCCGGCCTGAGAAAGCCGGGAAAGCCTCTAATGCTTCTCCTGGATTGTGTCAAAGAGAAGTTAATCCAAAAAAGGAAGGAGGTGAAAAAACATGGCCAAAGGAAAAAGGGAGAAGGCCAGGATTAA
- a CDS encoding excisionase family DNA-binding protein, giving the protein MNHQELASAIAGEVLKILKPLFEKGTGEDKIFSVKEVAEYLGVSEDLVHKKIKFFEIPFFKIGDLNRFKKSQVDKWIETQTRKPVPSLKVVK; this is encoded by the coding sequence ATGAACCATCAAGAATTGGCTTCGGCTATTGCCGGGGAAGTTTTAAAGATTCTGAAACCTCTTTTTGAGAAGGGAACCGGGGAGGACAAAATCTTTTCCGTGAAAGAGGTTGCTGAATACCTTGGAGTGAGTGAAGACCTGGTTCATAAAAAGATTAAGTTTTTCGAGATTCCCTTTTTCAAGATCGGAGATTTAAACCGATTCAAAAAGTCTCAGGTTGATAAATGGATTGAAACACAGACCCGGAAACCAGTTCCATCCTTGAAAGTTGTTAAATAA
- a CDS encoding DEAD/DEAH box helicase gives MEKLQIKISNHVKIVGALPSRAEGDLRDRLTFPNPKWIENDKYGYWQGETPETLSFFQCGGAGYLIPRGFTNQLFQILDYYRLPYQVIDRTRILPEVEFNFKGTIRPYQDEAIEAIVGRRFGVLEAPPGAGKTIIGLATIARRKQPVLILTHTKELLYQWQARAVQFLGMDKEEIGLIGDGKKNIGQKLTVGIVNSVLKLTDELRARISYLIIDECHRTPSRTFTEAVTGFDCRYMLGLSATPYRRDGLTKLIFLHIGDRVHKIETRDLQKEKAIMTARLVTRETGFKYDYRGPEDYQPMITTLAEDESRNRLISRDVLNASKNGNGVSLVISDRKEHCRTLAKMVSPYRLTRELYGDMNSKERKRIVGELNQGKVKILVATSQLIGEGFDLPSLSSLFLGTPIKFEGRVKQYVGRILRTDKGKEAPVIYDYLDRPGVLQAAYKARLRAYKDVGIRNQGLEWLWN, from the coding sequence ATGGAAAAACTTCAAATTAAGATATCCAACCATGTCAAAATTGTGGGGGCCTTGCCTTCCAGAGCGGAAGGGGATCTCCGGGACCGGTTGACCTTCCCTAACCCAAAATGGATTGAAAACGATAAGTATGGATATTGGCAGGGAGAGACACCGGAAACCCTGTCTTTCTTTCAATGTGGAGGCGCCGGTTACCTTATCCCCCGGGGTTTTACCAATCAGTTATTCCAAATTCTGGACTATTACCGGCTACCCTACCAGGTAATCGACCGGACCCGGATTCTTCCAGAGGTTGAATTCAATTTCAAAGGGACCATTCGTCCATATCAAGATGAGGCGATAGAAGCGATAGTAGGCCGGAGATTTGGAGTCCTGGAAGCGCCACCGGGGGCCGGTAAAACCATCATAGGGCTTGCCACCATAGCCAGGAGGAAACAACCTGTCTTGATTCTAACCCATACCAAAGAACTTCTTTACCAATGGCAGGCCAGGGCCGTTCAATTCCTGGGAATGGATAAAGAGGAAATCGGCTTAATTGGGGACGGTAAAAAGAACATCGGCCAAAAGCTAACCGTGGGGATCGTCAACAGTGTGTTGAAGCTGACCGATGAACTTAGGGCAAGGATAAGTTATTTAATCATAGACGAATGTCACAGGACCCCCAGCAGGACCTTTACCGAGGCCGTGACCGGCTTTGATTGCCGATACATGTTAGGCCTTTCAGCTACACCCTACCGGCGGGACGGATTGACTAAATTGATTTTTCTTCATATCGGGGACCGGGTTCACAAAATTGAAACCAGGGACTTGCAGAAAGAAAAGGCCATAATGACGGCCAGGTTGGTTACCAGGGAAACCGGGTTTAAATATGACTATCGGGGGCCGGAGGACTATCAACCTATGATTACCACCTTGGCTGAAGATGAAAGCAGAAACCGTCTTATTTCCAGGGACGTTCTCAATGCTTCGAAAAATGGCAACGGAGTTTCCCTGGTTATCAGTGACCGGAAGGAACATTGTCGGACCTTAGCGAAAATGGTTTCTCCTTACAGGCTGACCAGAGAACTTTACGGAGATATGAATTCAAAGGAGAGAAAAAGAATTGTGGGAGAATTGAATCAAGGCAAAGTCAAAATCCTTGTGGCCACTTCCCAGCTTATCGGCGAAGGGTTTGACCTCCCATCTTTATCAAGTCTTTTTCTTGGAACACCAATTAAATTTGAAGGCCGGGTTAAACAATATGTTGGCCGGATCTTGCGAACGGACAAAGGAAAAGAGGCGCCGGTCATTTATGATTACCTGGATAGGCCGGGTGTCCTTCAAGCCGCTTATAAGGCCAGGTTAAGGGCCTATAAGGACGTGGGGATAAGGAACCAGGGGTTGGAGTGGTTATGGAATTAA